From the Chryseobacterium fluminis genome, the window GTCTCTCAATATTTGATTTATGAACTGAGATTAAAACAGGAATATTATTTTTATGCTAACTTTGGGTTTTCAAGATCTTTTCTGTGGATTTTCACGCTCTCAGTAAGCTTAACCGTAAATATGCTGACAAAATTTTTATGAACAGATTACATGTAGACAGCGTCAATAAATCGTTTAAAGGGAAAAAAATTTTACAGGATATTTATTTAAGCTGTGAAACAGGGAAAATTGTCGGACTTCTGGGGATTAACGGCGCCGGGAAATCGACTCTTCTGAACATCATTTTCGGAACACTAAAAGGTGATTCACAGTTTATACGGATCAATGATAAAGTTCTCCAAAATCAAATGGACAGAAAAGGAAATATGGCCTATTTGCCCCAGTATTCTTTTATTCCAAAAGGCATTAAAATCAGAAAACTTATTTCTCTTTTCTGCAATAAAGAGGACACAGAAAAACTGCTGCAGCTGAGCATTATTAAACCATTTCTTAGTGAAAGGGCAAAAAATCTTTCCGGTGGAGAAAAAAGAATGATTGAAATTCTTCTCCTGATCTACTCTGATTCAAAGTTTATTCTGCTTGATGAGCCTTTCAGCGCTTTATCTCCTAAGATGACGGACGAAATTCAAAGGCATATTCGCCGACAATCTGAGAAAAAGGGAATTATTATTTCCGATCACCATTATCAGGAAGTTCTGGATATTTCGGATGATATTTATTTACTTTCGGATACTTTTTTAAAACAAATTAAAGATTTAAAGGAATTACAACAGTATAATTATCTGCCGAAAAGCATTTAATTTATATATTTGAAGACCGAAAAATTTTTCATGATGATTTCCGTACACAAAGCTTTTTATATATCCGTTTTCAGTCTGTTCTCTTTGGGTTTTGCAAAAGGACAGAATAAAGTACCTTTTGGGGTGGTAAAAGCCGAGGAAGGATATGCTATGGTGCGCGTACCAATGGACAATTACCGAAAAATCATCGATAAAATCCGGATGAA encodes:
- a CDS encoding ATP-binding cassette domain-containing protein, which codes for MNRLHVDSVNKSFKGKKILQDIYLSCETGKIVGLLGINGAGKSTLLNIIFGTLKGDSQFIRINDKVLQNQMDRKGNMAYLPQYSFIPKGIKIRKLISLFCNKEDTEKLLQLSIIKPFLSERAKNLSGGEKRMIEILLLIYSDSKFILLDEPFSALSPKMTDEIQRHIRRQSEKKGIIISDHHYQEVLDISDDIYLLSDTFLKQIKDLKELQQYNYLPKSI